One Streptomyces sp. NBC_01237 genomic region harbors:
- a CDS encoding 2OG-Fe(II) oxygenase: MTDALRDGRQTAPADTFVGPRTLSGPVKPVAVIPAPILRLDGFLGAENAERLHAFAVDHQAEYVAGDDSEFGRQAAYLPIDSPFLRQALANAVPLARSVLGSQAPGVKVATQITAYGDGAGFAPHTDAGELGFDPVHQLTALYYFHRRPKPFTGGALRLYDVAAADGKAWRADSYQEIEPAFDTLLLFPGTVYHEVLPISCPSGKFADNRFAVNAWIS, from the coding sequence ATGACAGACGCTCTGAGAGACGGACGGCAGACGGCCCCGGCAGACACCTTCGTAGGGCCGCGGACCCTGTCCGGCCCGGTGAAGCCGGTGGCGGTGATCCCGGCTCCGATCCTGCGTCTGGACGGTTTCCTCGGCGCCGAGAACGCGGAACGCCTACACGCCTTCGCCGTCGATCACCAAGCCGAGTACGTGGCCGGCGACGACTCCGAGTTCGGGCGACAGGCGGCCTACCTGCCCATCGACAGCCCGTTCCTGCGCCAGGCCCTCGCGAACGCCGTGCCGCTAGCCCGTTCCGTCCTGGGCAGCCAGGCACCCGGCGTCAAGGTCGCCACCCAGATCACGGCCTACGGCGACGGCGCCGGCTTCGCCCCTCACACCGACGCCGGTGAACTCGGCTTCGACCCCGTCCACCAACTCACTGCCCTCTACTACTTCCACCGTCGGCCGAAACCGTTCACCGGCGGGGCCCTGCGCCTGTACGACGTCGCTGCTGCTGACGGCAAGGCGTGGCGTGCGGACTCCTACCAGGAGATCGAGCCCGCCTTCGACACCTTGCTCCTCTTCCCTGGGACCGTCTACCACGAGGTACTGCCCATCAGCTGTCCGTCCGGCAAGTTCGCTGACAACCGCTTCGCCGTGAACGCCTGGATCTCCTGA
- a CDS encoding terpene synthase family protein — protein MTSAVPSSRQDTDRPQELPLVGTPPQAAHGTQETEFYLPELPRLLPSAYHPNAVEIEVRSNAWVCRHLQSCFTDEQALLSYLRQRAGLYGPAVSPLADGQRAGDIADFYQYVTIVDDAIAGTSTSEQQARGALARITHGFGTETDDTSPLIRAGADLWRRITPGLSPAQVGRFKESLAISLGGYADEVPHRHAGHVLALDGYMKLRVVSFGWPFVALMTEYGARVDMIDLHPTPEFEKANGHAVRQMILVNDLLSWRKEHARADTMNAVAVLQHNDNLDLQDAVNALCHLIEAEGRAYLTARDRILNGPLGGRTDVATYLDALDHLIGGTQAYHYLTPRYFGDGYAPDGSTSGWLSLTEPLARLRPQPQRTPTVA, from the coding sequence ATGACCAGCGCAGTACCCTCCAGCCGCCAGGACACCGACCGGCCGCAGGAACTGCCCTTGGTCGGTACACCACCGCAGGCCGCTCACGGCACGCAGGAGACCGAGTTCTATCTTCCGGAACTCCCGCGTCTGCTGCCGTCCGCGTACCACCCCAACGCCGTCGAGATCGAGGTCCGATCCAACGCGTGGGTGTGCCGCCACCTTCAGTCCTGCTTCACCGACGAGCAGGCCCTGCTCTCGTATCTGCGCCAGCGCGCCGGTCTCTACGGCCCGGCCGTCTCACCGCTCGCGGACGGGCAACGGGCTGGTGACATCGCCGACTTCTACCAATACGTCACCATCGTCGACGACGCCATCGCAGGCACATCCACCTCCGAACAGCAGGCCCGCGGCGCCCTCGCCAGGATCACCCACGGCTTCGGGACCGAAACCGACGACACCTCGCCGCTGATCCGCGCCGGCGCCGACCTGTGGCGTCGCATCACCCCCGGTCTCTCCCCGGCGCAGGTGGGCCGGTTCAAGGAGAGCCTGGCCATCAGCCTGGGCGGCTACGCCGATGAGGTACCCCACCGCCACGCGGGCCACGTCCTGGCCCTCGACGGCTACATGAAGTTGCGCGTGGTCAGCTTCGGCTGGCCCTTCGTCGCACTGATGACCGAGTACGGCGCCCGCGTCGACATGATCGACCTCCACCCGACCCCCGAGTTCGAGAAGGCCAACGGGCACGCGGTGCGCCAGATGATCCTCGTCAACGACCTGCTGTCCTGGCGCAAGGAACATGCCCGGGCCGACACCATGAACGCCGTCGCCGTCCTGCAGCACAACGACAACCTCGACCTCCAGGACGCCGTCAACGCGCTTTGCCACCTCATCGAGGCCGAAGGCCGCGCCTACCTCACCGCCCGCGACCGTATCCTCAACGGCCCCCTCGGAGGCCGCACCGACGTCGCAACCTACCTCGACGCCCTCGACCACCTCATCGGCGGCACCCAGGCATACCATTACCTCACCCCGCGCTACTTCGGCGACGGCTACGCACCCGACGGCTCCACCTCCGGCTGGCTCAGCCTCACCGAACCCCTCGCCCGACTGCGCCCCCAGCCGCAGAGGACGCCCACCGTGGCGTAG
- a CDS encoding polyprenyl synthetase family protein: MTPAPSPESLGGNAGLILRQARDLVDPELRKAVGRLPPSARTVAGYHFGWWDRNGVPEPSASGKALRPALALLACQGVGGRAEQALEAATAVELVHNMSLLHDDVIDGDTLRRHRPAAWSVFGLPAAILTGDALLSLAMRILSEAPAPTSGAGPGWLDDAVQQLVEGEFADTAAEDRHDVTLAESMAVAEAKTGSLIALSCALGALAGGADAARTAHLRRFGHHAGAAFQLVDDILGIWGDPQATGKPHLSDLRSRKKSLPVVAALTATNPASEELAHLYRLPAPLTETQLADAAALVEAAGGRTWAEREAERRTADATVALEAAELIGPARAGLLTLTRMISDRSH, from the coding sequence GTGACACCGGCTCCTTCCCCCGAGAGCCTGGGTGGGAACGCCGGGCTGATCTTGCGTCAAGCCCGCGATCTGGTCGATCCGGAGCTGCGTAAGGCGGTGGGGCGGCTTCCCCCATCGGCGCGGACCGTGGCCGGGTACCACTTCGGCTGGTGGGACCGCAACGGAGTGCCGGAGCCGAGCGCTTCAGGCAAGGCCCTGCGTCCGGCATTGGCGCTGCTCGCGTGCCAGGGCGTCGGCGGCCGGGCGGAGCAGGCGCTGGAGGCCGCGACGGCGGTCGAGCTCGTGCATAACATGTCGCTGCTGCACGACGACGTCATCGACGGTGACACCCTGCGGCGCCACCGTCCTGCCGCTTGGTCGGTGTTCGGGCTGCCCGCCGCGATCCTGACCGGCGACGCCCTGCTCTCCCTGGCGATGCGGATCCTGTCCGAGGCGCCCGCTCCGACCAGCGGGGCGGGTCCGGGGTGGCTGGACGACGCCGTGCAGCAGCTTGTCGAGGGCGAGTTCGCCGACACCGCGGCCGAGGACCGCCATGACGTCACCTTGGCCGAGAGCATGGCCGTCGCGGAGGCGAAGACGGGTTCCCTGATCGCCCTGTCGTGCGCGCTCGGGGCGCTGGCCGGTGGCGCGGATGCGGCCCGGACGGCCCACCTGCGCCGGTTCGGACACCACGCGGGAGCCGCGTTCCAGCTCGTCGACGACATCCTGGGTATCTGGGGCGACCCGCAGGCCACCGGGAAGCCGCACCTGTCCGACCTGCGGTCCCGCAAGAAGTCTCTGCCAGTGGTGGCCGCTCTCACCGCGACCAACCCCGCCTCGGAGGAACTGGCACACCTCTACCGTTTGCCCGCCCCGCTCACCGAAACCCAGCTGGCAGACGCCGCGGCGCTGGTGGAGGCAGCGGGCGGCAGGACGTGGGCCGAACGCGAGGCTGAGCGACGCACGGCTGACGCGACGGTGGCACTCGAGGCCGCCGAACTGATCGGGCCCGCCCGCGCCGGCCTGCTCACCCTCACCCGCATGATCAGCGACCGCTCTCACTGA
- a CDS encoding helix-turn-helix domain-containing protein, which translates to MGNTFSSDHCKWCGGKRDQRHTGRPGEYCSTKCRQAAHTQRQKGLLPDTADFDTFLHSELDSACAEIRDLQRALHTPSPAETPLERLLELQRRIEQLTPAVVGRTKRLGSSWEMISQLLGMNKDTVRKKYNSSVVQRALTRRHCRTAPAGPTPRPAPSIPAQRRPQQQPSVQHPGTEDTDNENTEPAPDTDPAPSPAPLSTRPAPLDFACVLSNLQRASRHSLRTLSKKTALSPSFLSRTMSGERFPSWEATVSIARACGADPEVLRKVWEDADIRRSRKPRPETLDSALRYLHHRAGSPTAWSMSLNSGHLLTQDHITGLLEGTTTGTWEEIQILVQTLDGEYTYFEPLWHQATTHHSGSAPTPPAGTNTGTSTAAPASTGHSSTNRIEELITAFGNVLSNTTRPANSPTAPRRRHPAPITPATTWTGR; encoded by the coding sequence ATGGGGAACACATTTTCGTCCGACCACTGTAAGTGGTGCGGCGGCAAACGCGACCAGCGGCACACCGGGCGCCCCGGCGAGTACTGCAGCACCAAGTGCCGGCAGGCAGCCCACACCCAACGCCAGAAGGGGCTGCTCCCCGACACCGCCGACTTCGACACCTTCCTCCACAGCGAGCTGGACTCCGCCTGCGCCGAGATCCGCGATCTCCAGCGGGCCCTGCACACCCCCAGCCCCGCCGAAACGCCCCTGGAACGCCTGCTGGAACTGCAGCGGCGCATAGAGCAGCTCACCCCGGCCGTGGTCGGCCGCACCAAACGCCTCGGCTCCTCCTGGGAGATGATCAGCCAGCTCCTCGGCATGAACAAGGACACCGTCCGCAAGAAGTACAACTCCTCCGTCGTCCAGCGCGCCCTGACCCGCCGCCACTGCAGGACGGCGCCCGCCGGCCCGACCCCCCGGCCCGCCCCGTCCATTCCCGCGCAGCGCCGGCCCCAGCAGCAGCCCTCCGTCCAGCACCCCGGCACCGAGGACACCGACAACGAGAACACCGAACCCGCACCGGACACAGACCCCGCCCCCTCACCCGCACCGCTCAGCACCCGCCCCGCACCGCTGGACTTCGCCTGCGTGCTCAGCAACCTCCAGCGCGCCTCCCGGCACAGCCTCAGGACCCTGAGCAAGAAGACCGCCCTCTCCCCCAGCTTCCTGTCCCGGACCATGAGCGGCGAGCGCTTCCCGAGCTGGGAAGCGACCGTCTCCATCGCCCGCGCCTGCGGCGCCGACCCCGAAGTCCTCAGAAAGGTCTGGGAGGACGCCGACATCCGCCGCAGCCGCAAGCCCCGACCCGAGACCCTGGACTCGGCACTCCGCTACTTACACCACCGGGCCGGCAGCCCCACCGCCTGGTCGATGTCCCTCAACAGCGGCCACCTCCTGACCCAGGACCACATCACCGGCCTCCTCGAAGGAACCACGACAGGAACCTGGGAGGAGATCCAGATCCTGGTCCAGACCCTCGACGGCGAATACACCTACTTCGAACCGCTCTGGCACCAGGCAACCACCCACCACAGCGGCAGTGCCCCCACACCCCCCGCCGGCACCAACACCGGTACCAGTACAGCCGCGCCCGCCTCCACCGGCCACAGCAGCACCAACCGGATCGAAGAACTCATCACCGCCTTCGGCAACGTCCTCAGCAACACCACCCGCCCCGCCAACTCCCCCACCGCACCCCGACGCCGGCACCCCGCCCCCATCACCCCCGCCACCACCTGGACCGGCCGGTAA
- a CDS encoding EF-hand domain-containing protein codes for MSELDDYAAKMAARFHTFDQDGDGHITRRDFQLMAERVARAFDVADDTGQAALREAADRYWEGMAGLADGDLDGLITRGEFVGAALAGLHQDPEAFTRIALPWHRAVFTAADHDGDRRVTVNAVDLMLVTLGAEPDQARRVAAEHHTDPTGLITEDEILTAVTAYYTTGQPQQAFAVPV; via the coding sequence GTGAGTGAGCTCGACGACTACGCCGCCAAGATGGCGGCCCGCTTCCACACCTTCGACCAGGACGGTGACGGACACATCACCCGCCGGGACTTCCAGCTCATGGCCGAGCGGGTCGCTCGCGCCTTCGACGTCGCCGACGACACGGGCCAGGCCGCTCTGCGGGAGGCGGCCGACCGGTACTGGGAGGGCATGGCCGGCCTCGCGGACGGCGACCTCGACGGACTCATCACCCGCGGGGAGTTCGTCGGCGCCGCCCTGGCCGGCCTGCACCAGGACCCGGAAGCGTTCACCCGGATCGCCCTGCCCTGGCACCGGGCGGTGTTCACGGCCGCCGACCACGACGGCGACCGCCGCGTCACCGTCAACGCGGTCGACCTCATGCTCGTCACGCTCGGCGCGGAACCGGACCAGGCACGCCGCGTCGCCGCCGAACACCACACCGACCCCACCGGCCTGATCACCGAGGACGAGATCCTCACCGCCGTCACCGCCTACTACACCACCGGCCAACCCCAGCAGGCCTTCGCCGTACCAGTCTGA